A genomic stretch from Onychostoma macrolepis isolate SWU-2019 chromosome 02, ASM1243209v1, whole genome shotgun sequence includes:
- the nebl gene encoding nebulette isoform X2, which produces MNPHCARCGKIVYATEKVNCLDKYWHKGCFHCEVCKMTLNMNNYKGYEKKPYCNAHYPKQTFTIVTDTPENLRLRQQSELQSQVKYRKDFEQSKGRGLKFVLDTPELQRLRKAQDQISNAKYHKDFEVSGLHGVTPGMHGPYLVRAQMTPNHETVGNSTHKGVHQYIMEMDRRPGVIVAPVLPGAYYPSGHSHGHSYMHQTSMHSLRSVQLRSQHMSMTVYRALYDYTAQDYDEVSFRDGDIIQNVQPIDEGWMYGTVQRTGRSGMLPANYVEGIR; this is translated from the exons ATGAATCCTCATTGCGCGCGCTGTGGGAAAATTGTCTACGCAACAGAGAAAGTGAACTGTCTGGACAAG TATTGGCACAAAGGATGCTTCCACTGTGAGGTGTGTAAAATGACTCTCAACATGAACAACTATAAGGGATATGAGAAGAAGCCCTACTGCAACGC GCATTATCCAAAACAGACATTTACAATTGTGACAGACACCCCTGAGAACCTACGACTGAGACAGCAAAGTGAGCTCCAAAGTCAG GTCAAGTACAGGAAGGATTTTGAACAGAGTAAGGGTCGGGGCCTCAAATTTGTCTTGGATACTCCAGAGCTACAGAGACTGAGGAAGGCCCAGGATCAGATCAGTAAT GCAAAGTATCATAAGGATTTTGAGGTGTCAGGTTTGCATGGGGTCACTCCAGGAATGCACGGGCCGTACCTGGTACGGGCTCAGATGACACCTAACCATGAGACGGTGGGGAACAGCACACACAAGGGGGTTCATCAGTACATCATGGAGATGGATCGAAGACCTGGCGTCATTGTGG cACCTGTTCTCCCTGGTGCATACTATCCCAGTGGCCACAGCCATGGGCACAGCTACATGCATCAGACAAGCATGCATTCACTGAGGTCAGTGCAGCTGAGGTCACAGCACATGAGCATG ACTGTGTACAGGGCCCTGTATGACTACACAGCGCAGGATTATGATGAAGTGTCGTTCCGGGACGGTGACATCATTCAGAACGTGCAGCCGATCGATGAAGGCTGGATGTATGGAACGGTACAGAGGACGGGGAGGTCGGGTATGCTGCCTGCTAACTATGTAGAGGGCATTCGCTAG
- the nebl gene encoding nebulette isoform X1 — protein sequence MNPHCARCGKIVYATEKVNCLDKYWHKGCFHCEVCKMTLNMNNYKGYEKKPYCNAHYPKQTFTIVTDTPENLRLRQQSELQSQVKYRKDFEQSKGRGLKFVLDTPELQRLRKAQDQISNAKYHKDFEVSGLHGVTPGMHGPYLVRAQMTPNHETVGNSTHKGVHQYIMEMDRRPGVIVGKFSNVRCSHLVVNPKKAKSVYYLYQNIKLTTVIVVLAPVLPGAYYPSGHSHGHSYMHQTSMHSLRSVQLRSQHMSMTVYRALYDYTAQDYDEVSFRDGDIIQNVQPIDEGWMYGTVQRTGRSGMLPANYVEGIR from the exons ATGAATCCTCATTGCGCGCGCTGTGGGAAAATTGTCTACGCAACAGAGAAAGTGAACTGTCTGGACAAG TATTGGCACAAAGGATGCTTCCACTGTGAGGTGTGTAAAATGACTCTCAACATGAACAACTATAAGGGATATGAGAAGAAGCCCTACTGCAACGC GCATTATCCAAAACAGACATTTACAATTGTGACAGACACCCCTGAGAACCTACGACTGAGACAGCAAAGTGAGCTCCAAAGTCAG GTCAAGTACAGGAAGGATTTTGAACAGAGTAAGGGTCGGGGCCTCAAATTTGTCTTGGATACTCCAGAGCTACAGAGACTGAGGAAGGCCCAGGATCAGATCAGTAAT GCAAAGTATCATAAGGATTTTGAGGTGTCAGGTTTGCATGGGGTCACTCCAGGAATGCACGGGCCGTACCTGGTACGGGCTCAGATGACACCTAACCATGAGACGGTGGGGAACAGCACACACAAGGGGGTTCATCAGTACATCATGGAGATGGATCGAAGACCTGGCGTCATTGTGGGTAAGTTCTCTAATGTGAGATGCTCACACCTGGTAGTAAACCCTAAAAAAGCTAAATCAGTATATTACctatatcaaaatatcaaactTACAactgtaattgttgttttagcACCTGTTCTCCCTGGTGCATACTATCCCAGTGGCCACAGCCATGGGCACAGCTACATGCATCAGACAAGCATGCATTCACTGAGGTCAGTGCAGCTGAGGTCACAGCACATGAGCATG ACTGTGTACAGGGCCCTGTATGACTACACAGCGCAGGATTATGATGAAGTGTCGTTCCGGGACGGTGACATCATTCAGAACGTGCAGCCGATCGATGAAGGCTGGATGTATGGAACGGTACAGAGGACGGGGAGGTCGGGTATGCTGCCTGCTAACTATGTAGAGGGCATTCGCTAG
- the riok1 gene encoding serine/threonine-protein kinase RIO1: MYQVVPGQFDDADETRSELEISHNRDKLPLENQLHEVTLQTLEKDKQGENEEDYEDEEEDEDDDDDEWDWNESGRGDFTKRYTAMRAGNNPQANRQSSNKNSLKMSTPSDKVLRKFENRINLDKLSYADSVINKVTVMQKQREADTFRVKDKSDRATVEQVLDPRTRMILFKMLSRGIFSEINGCISTGKEANVYHATTAKGESRAIKIYKTSILLFKDRDKYVSGEFRFRHGYCKGNPRKMVRTWAEKEMRNLIRLQTAQIPSPEPIMLRSHVLVMSFIGRDDMPAPLLKNAVLSESKTRELYLQIIQNMRIMYNEARLVHADLSEFNILYHNGDAYIIDVSQSVEHDHPHALEFLRKDCSNVNDFFQKHNVAVMTVRELFEFITDRSITSDNINQYLDKAMEIASERTAEERSNQDKVDEEVFKRAYIPRTLNEVTHYERDVDTMLKKKEAASSEDTNTDNILYQTVTGLRKDLSGVQTVPSILEDSTKNDSSSSEGEEEEEDDDDEKSEGEDTEEGGSHTEESQLDRKERKKMVKEAQREKRKNKVPKHMKKRKEKVSKMKKGK, translated from the exons ATGTATCAGGTTGTACCAGGGCAGTTCGACGACGCGGACGAGACGAGGAG TGAGCTTGAAATCAGTCACAACCGTGACAAGCTCCCCCTGGAGAACCAACTGCATGAAGTTACTTTACAAACCTTAGAAAAAGATAAGCAAGGTGAAAATGAGGAGGACTATGAAGACGAGgaagaagatgaagatgatgatgatgatgaatggGATTGGAATGAATCAGGAAGAGGAGACTTCACAAAGCGCTACACTGCAATGAGGGCTGGGAATAATCCACAG GCTAATCGTCAAAGTTCTAATAAAAATTCCTTAAAAATGTCCACTCCATCAGACAAGGTCCTGAGGAAATTTGAAAACAGAATTAACCTTG ATAAACTGAGCTATGCTGATTCTGTGATCAATAAAGTCACTGTGATGCAAAAGCAGAGGGAAGCAGACAC GTTTCGAGTAAAGGACAAATCAGACCGAGCTACTGTTGAACAG GTTTTGGACCCCCGTACACGTATGATTCTGTTTAAAATGCTCAGCAGAGGCATCTTTTCAGAGATCAATGGCTGTATCAGCACAGGCAAAGAG GCAAATGTCTACCATGCAACTACTGCAAAAGGAGAAAGCAGAGCcatcaaaatatacaaaacatcaaTTCTACTATTCAAAGACAGAGATAAATATGTCAGCGGGGAATTCAG gTTCCGCCATGGATATTGCAAGGGCAATCCTAGGAAAATGGTGCGCACTTGGGCTGAGAAGGAAATGAGAAACTTAATCAG ACTACAGACCGCACAGATTCCAAGTCCAGAGCCCATCATGTTGCGGAGTCATGTTCTCGTCATGAGCTTTATTGGTCGAGATGACAT GCCTGCCCCTCTGCTGAAAAACGCTGTCCTTTCTGAATCCAAAACGCGGGAACTCTACCTACAGATCATCCAGAACATGAGAATAATGTACAATGAAGCTCGTCTGGTCCACGCTGACCTTAGCGAGTTCAATATTCT GTATCATAATGGAGATGCTTATATTATTGACGTCTCTCAGTCCGTTGAGCACGATCATCCTCATGCTTTAGAGTTTCTTCGCAAGGATTGCAGCAATGTCAATG ACTTTTTCCAGAAACACAATGTGGCAGTTATGACTGTGCGTGAGCTGTTTGAGTTTATCACAGACCGCTCAATCACAAGTGACAACATTAATCAGTACCTGGACAAG GCGATGGAGATAGCATCTGAAAGAACTGCAGAAGAAAGATCCAATCAGGACAAAGTTGATGAGGAG GTGTTTAAGAGAGCCTACATTCCACGAACACTTAATGAAGTCACCCATTACGAGAGGGATGTGGACACAATGTTGAAGAAAAAGGAGGCGGCTTCTTCTGAAGATACAAACACAGACAAT ATCCTCTACCAGACAGTGACAGGCCTCAGGAAGGATCTTTCTGGTGTGCAAACG GTACCCTCGATACTGGAAGACTCCACAAAGAATGATAGTTCAAGCTCTgagggagaggaggaggaggaggatgacgatgatgagaAGTCAGAAGGGGAAGACACAGAGGAGGGTGGCAGCCACACTGAGGAATCACAACTGGACAGAAAA gaaagaaagaaaatggttAAAGAAGCTCAgagggagaaaagaaaaaataaagtgcCAAAGCATATGAAAAAACGTAAGGAGAAAGTTTCCAAAATGAAGAAAGGAAAATGA